One genomic segment of Desulfobacterales bacterium includes these proteins:
- a CDS encoding DUF1329 domain-containing protein gives MKIKKGLCLGILFLFVVTAPLAAIAKVSPEEAAKLKSTLTPFGAERAGNADGTIPAWDGGITGPPGGGEHKPGDRHINPYADEEKLFSITAENMDEYADKLGEGQKKLLRTHPETYRLDVYPSHRSHAAPEWVYENTFKNATRAETSNEGVSISNAYGGIPFPIPKNGAQVVWNHLVRWQGEAKHYFFNSLYVDGDNIVIASGVENHEKFPYYDKEKTLETYDSQDYWYVLLEYFAPPRKKGETLLVRDPLNLAKSPRQSWQYLVGQRRVRRAPTIAYDTPLSSMSGIHTWDDVYLFNGAIDRYNWKILSKEEIYIPYNCYDAQKVMDKKEMFPPEHVNPDHVRWELHRVWKVEGTLKEGSRHIYAKRVFYIDEDSWVLTMADSYDAQGSLWRSNIAPLINEYQLPGVVQMFSFYYDFRIDKYGVNASQVGLTPWRTYPEPKPDSFFTPEELRRRGRR, from the coding sequence ATGAAGATTAAAAAAGGCCTATGTTTAGGCATCTTGTTCCTTTTTGTTGTAACCGCACCGCTTGCCGCTATAGCCAAAGTTTCGCCGGAAGAAGCGGCAAAGCTGAAATCCACCCTGACCCCGTTTGGAGCTGAACGGGCAGGCAATGCCGATGGGACCATTCCTGCATGGGATGGCGGCATTACCGGCCCCCCCGGCGGCGGCGAGCATAAACCCGGAGACCGGCATATCAATCCTTATGCGGATGAGGAAAAACTGTTCTCCATAACAGCCGAGAATATGGACGAGTATGCGGACAAGCTGGGAGAGGGGCAGAAAAAACTGCTTCGTACCCATCCCGAGACCTACCGGCTGGATGTCTATCCGTCGCACCGTTCCCATGCCGCACCGGAATGGGTCTATGAAAACACGTTCAAGAATGCCACCCGTGCTGAAACCAGTAACGAGGGGGTAAGCATCAGCAATGCCTACGGCGGGATTCCCTTCCCCATTCCGAAAAACGGCGCCCAGGTGGTCTGGAACCATCTTGTGCGGTGGCAGGGGGAGGCCAAGCACTATTTCTTCAATTCCCTTTACGTGGACGGTGACAACATCGTTATTGCCTCGGGCGTGGAAAACCACGAAAAATTCCCTTACTACGACAAAGAAAAAACCCTGGAAACATATGACTCGCAGGACTACTGGTATGTGCTGCTCGAGTATTTCGCCCCTCCCCGGAAAAAGGGGGAGACCCTGCTGGTGAGAGACCCTTTGAACCTGGCGAAGAGCCCACGTCAATCCTGGCAGTATCTGGTGGGGCAGCGGCGGGTGCGGCGGGCGCCGACCATTGCCTATGACACGCCCCTGTCTTCCATGAGCGGAATCCATACCTGGGATGACGTCTATCTTTTCAATGGCGCAATTGACCGGTATAACTGGAAAATCCTAAGCAAAGAGGAAATATATATTCCCTACAACTGCTACGACGCCCAGAAAGTGATGGACAAGAAGGAAATGTTCCCCCCGGAACATGTCAATCCGGATCATGTCCGCTGGGAACTCCACCGGGTGTGGAAAGTGGAGGGGACCCTGAAAGAGGGCAGCCGCCATATTTATGCCAAGCGGGTGTTCTACATTGACGAGGACTCCTGGGTATTGACGATGGCCGATAGCTACGACGCCCAGGGTTCTTTGTGGCGCTCCAATATCGCGCCCCTGATCAATGAATACCAGCTGCCCGGGGTGGTGCAGATGTTTTCTTTTTACTATGATTTCCGGATCGATAAGTATGGTGTCAATGCCTCCCAGGTAGGGCTTACGCCCTGGCGGACCTACCCGGAGCCCAAGCCGGATTCATTTTTTACGCCTGAAGAGCTGCGAAGAAGAGGGCGGCGGTAA
- a CDS encoding YCF48-related protein: MRKVFEKACPARWFFLLLALVLMLLPPLAGAGEYRELSQWQARNDLLEIPAVESDKAASSLLLDIAKAGERLVAVGERGHIIYSDDNGKSWEQAEVPVMVTLTALDFSTPEKGWAVGHDGVVLHTEDSGETWVKQFDAFEANQMSLEYARKLVAAKKAELEQAGQEEKAALSKELDDLTYELEYWERAEEQCCVPLLDVWFKNSKEGFVIGAYGRFYKTADGGRTWSPWWDRIDNLWKLHLNGFANANGSLFIARESGVIYRSTDGGESWESLETPHDGSYLGIVASPEQDLLIAYGIGAKLTYSKDGGNTWKLLQTRAGAALSAGAVRSDGSVLIVSYSGVILAGSDNPESFVPQKIGAGWNALIETDDRHIVLVGLKGVHRTVF; encoded by the coding sequence ATGAGAAAAGTATTCGAAAAGGCTTGTCCCGCCAGATGGTTTTTCCTGCTACTTGCGCTCGTGCTTATGCTGCTTCCCCCGCTTGCAGGCGCCGGGGAGTATCGCGAGCTCAGCCAGTGGCAGGCCAGAAATGATTTGCTTGAAATCCCGGCGGTGGAATCTGATAAGGCGGCCTCTTCATTGCTGCTCGATATTGCCAAAGCGGGTGAACGCCTGGTCGCGGTCGGGGAGCGGGGTCATATCATATACTCCGATGATAACGGAAAAAGCTGGGAGCAGGCCGAGGTGCCCGTGATGGTGACGCTTACCGCTCTTGATTTTTCGACCCCGGAAAAAGGCTGGGCCGTGGGGCATGACGGGGTGGTGCTGCATACAGAAGATAGTGGCGAAACCTGGGTTAAACAGTTCGACGCCTTTGAAGCAAACCAGATGAGCCTGGAATATGCCCGAAAGTTGGTTGCGGCCAAAAAGGCCGAACTGGAACAGGCCGGGCAGGAAGAAAAAGCCGCCTTAAGCAAGGAGCTGGACGATTTAACCTATGAACTGGAGTACTGGGAGAGGGCAGAGGAGCAATGCTGTGTCCCGCTTCTGGATGTGTGGTTTAAAAACAGCAAGGAAGGGTTTGTCATCGGTGCCTATGGCCGGTTTTATAAAACCGCCGACGGCGGCAGGACCTGGTCCCCCTGGTGGGACAGGATTGATAATCTCTGGAAGCTTCATTTAAACGGTTTTGCCAATGCAAACGGCTCCCTTTTTATTGCCCGGGAATCCGGCGTGATATATCGCTCCACGGATGGCGGCGAAAGCTGGGAATCCCTTGAAACGCCGCATGATGGCTCTTACCTGGGTATTGTTGCCTCCCCGGAGCAGGATTTGCTTATCGCTTACGGAATTGGGGCGAAACTGACCTATTCAAAGGACGGCGGCAATACCTGGAAGCTGCTTCAGACAAGGGCCGGCGCTGCATTGAGCGCGGGCGCGGTAAGAAGCGACGGCTCGGTTTTGATTGTTTCCTATTCCGGTGTCATCCTTGCCGGCTCCGACAACCCGGAATCCTTTGTCCCGCAAAAAATAGGCGCCGGGTGGAATGCCTTGATTGAAACAGATGACCGGCATATTGTTCTCGTCGGTCTAAAAGGGGTTCATCGGACAGTTTTTTAA
- a CDS encoding MMPL family transporter — MEHGDAQLSGTTDKKAPLLERFIFSYRWLLLLIFAILTIVLGFQASKLDWEVNFTKMIPTKHTYIENYLEYQDELRGFGDSVRIAVETTSGTIFDADYLKVLRDINDEVFFFPGVNRAQQQSLWTPQTRWREVTEEGFDGGPVIPSSYDGSPESLSQLKTNVLKSGEIGSLVANDFKSSIIDVPLYEINPDTKKPLDYRDVSQRLEELRDKYQNEDIKIHITGFAKVVGELIDGTRQVATFFLIAILITLLMLYGYSRGCIRSTLVPVLCSIIAVVWQLGLLKTLGYGLDPFSILVPFLIFAIGVSHGVQIINGIHHEMMSGTDKMSAARGAFRKLYKPGLVALVTDCFGFATLLVIQVLIIQELAIGASIGVFVLILTNLILLPVLMSYAGVNPVSVKHIKEEGEGFEHRAWLFLSRFTRKMPASVTVAAALLVFALAAYYSQGLPIGQTGKGAPELRPDSQYNQDVAFMNENYSKSSDVFVVMVKTPEGRCGDYHALVAMDRLQWDLEHIPAVLSTNSLCTAAKRVIAGFNEGSLNWMALARDDQVMSNAVLYTAWKNRNQACSLAPIRVFMENHEAGSLQAVVDTVETFAAANNTEDVKFLMAAGNAGIEATTNIVVAQKQYTMLFWVFGVIALLCLVTFRSLRALFSIIIPLALTTVLCRMVMMWIGVGVNVATLPVIALGVGVGVDYGIYIYSRFQFYLDEGMPISGAYYATLMTTGKAVIFTGLTLAVGVCTWVFSPIKFQADMGILLTFMFLVNMIGAIILLPAIASLWERRLRANHKH, encoded by the coding sequence ATGGAACACGGTGACGCCCAGCTATCTGGAACAACAGATAAAAAGGCCCCGTTGCTGGAACGGTTTATTTTCAGTTATCGATGGCTGCTGCTGCTGATTTTTGCCATATTGACAATTGTTTTGGGATTTCAGGCCAGCAAGCTGGATTGGGAAGTCAATTTTACCAAGATGATCCCGACCAAGCATACCTATATTGAAAATTACCTGGAATACCAGGACGAGCTCAGGGGGTTCGGGGATTCGGTCCGGATTGCCGTGGAAACCACTAGCGGCACGATATTTGACGCCGATTATCTGAAGGTTCTGCGCGATATTAATGACGAGGTCTTTTTCTTCCCCGGCGTGAACCGGGCGCAGCAGCAGTCGCTCTGGACCCCGCAGACCAGATGGCGCGAAGTCACTGAAGAGGGCTTTGACGGCGGCCCGGTAATCCCCTCTTCCTATGACGGGTCCCCGGAAAGCCTTTCCCAGTTGAAAACCAACGTCTTAAAATCCGGTGAGATCGGCTCACTGGTGGCCAATGATTTTAAATCCAGCATCATTGATGTGCCCTTATACGAGATCAACCCGGATACCAAAAAGCCGCTGGACTACCGGGATGTGTCCCAGCGCCTTGAAGAACTGCGGGACAAGTATCAAAATGAAGATATAAAAATCCACATCACCGGGTTTGCCAAGGTGGTTGGCGAGTTGATTGACGGCACCCGGCAGGTGGCCACTTTTTTTCTCATCGCCATACTGATCACCCTTCTGATGCTCTACGGATACTCCCGCGGGTGTATCCGCAGCACGCTGGTCCCCGTTCTGTGCTCCATTATCGCGGTGGTCTGGCAGCTGGGGCTGCTCAAAACACTGGGGTATGGCCTGGATCCATTCTCCATACTGGTTCCCTTTCTTATTTTTGCCATTGGCGTCAGCCATGGCGTCCAGATTATCAACGGCATCCATCATGAAATGATGTCGGGCACCGATAAGATGAGTGCCGCCCGGGGAGCCTTTCGTAAGCTATATAAACCCGGCCTGGTGGCTTTGGTCACGGACTGTTTTGGGTTTGCCACCCTGCTGGTCATTCAGGTCCTTATCATTCAGGAGCTGGCAATTGGCGCCAGTATCGGGGTGTTTGTGCTGATCCTGACCAACCTGATCCTGCTTCCGGTTCTTATGTCCTATGCCGGGGTAAATCCTGTCTCTGTCAAACATATCAAGGAGGAAGGCGAAGGTTTTGAGCACCGGGCCTGGCTTTTCCTGTCCCGGTTTACACGGAAAATGCCGGCATCGGTGACGGTGGCGGCGGCCCTTTTGGTATTTGCACTGGCGGCTTATTACAGCCAGGGCCTGCCAATCGGGCAGACCGGTAAAGGCGCGCCGGAACTGCGGCCGGACTCGCAGTATAACCAGGATGTCGCCTTCATGAACGAGAATTATTCGAAAAGCAGCGATGTTTTTGTGGTCATGGTAAAAACACCGGAAGGCAGATGCGGGGATTACCATGCCCTGGTCGCCATGGATCGGCTGCAATGGGACCTGGAGCACATTCCGGCCGTACTTTCGACCAATTCCCTGTGCACCGCTGCCAAGCGCGTAATTGCAGGCTTCAATGAGGGCAGCCTGAATTGGATGGCCCTGGCCCGAGACGATCAGGTGATGAGCAACGCGGTGCTTTACACGGCTTGGAAGAACAGGAACCAGGCCTGCAGCCTGGCGCCCATCAGGGTTTTCATGGAGAACCACGAAGCGGGTTCGCTTCAGGCGGTTGTTGATACCGTGGAAACGTTTGCCGCCGCAAACAATACAGAGGACGTCAAGTTCCTGATGGCCGCCGGAAATGCCGGGATTGAAGCGACAACCAATATCGTTGTTGCCCAGAAACAATATACCATGCTCTTTTGGGTCTTCGGCGTGATCGCCCTGCTGTGCCTGGTGACCTTCCGTTCTCTCCGGGCGCTCTTCAGCATTATTATCCCGCTTGCCCTGACCACGGTTCTTTGCCGGATGGTGATGATGTGGATCGGCGTGGGCGTCAATGTTGCCACTCTTCCGGTCATCGCACTGGGCGTGGGCGTTGGTGTGGATTACGGGATTTATATCTACAGCCGGTTTCAGTTTTATCTGGATGAGGGCATGCCCATATCCGGGGCCTATTACGCCACTTTGATGACAACCGGCAAAGCGGTGATCTTTACCGGCCTCACCCTGGCCGTTGGTGTCTGTACCTGGGTGTTTTCACCGATCAAATTCCAGGCGGACATGGGCATATTGCTGACATTCATGTTCCTGGTGAACATGATCGGCGCGATCATTTTACTGCCTGCCATTGCAAGCCTTTGGGAGCGGCGCCTCCGGGCGAACCATAAGCATTAA
- a CDS encoding MBL fold metallo-hydrolase produces the protein MELKEQSFGPIRIIAGDKGGRYPSCHSIYVEDAGVLIDPAANRERLKELRSRDKVRMIWLSHWHEDHFRDLDLFDDKPLWMEARDAPPLADMDIFFDWYGVSSEPGDQLRSYWEPILEKAFHFRPRTPERFLEDGEIIDLGSVTVEVIHVPGHSPGHLAFFFREPGVLYMADCDLTPFGPWYGDRYSSVEDTIHSIDRLRRIPAKVWLTAHETGVFETPPGPLWDAYLGVIEKREAALLDFLSAPRTINGIVEQWIVYGKERKPRVFFEYGERAHMEKHLERLIRNGEVVLDSGRYHRTKGASVSSSALRSGGR, from the coding sequence ATGGAATTAAAAGAGCAAAGTTTTGGCCCCATACGAATCATTGCCGGTGACAAGGGCGGGCGATACCCCTCCTGCCACTCCATTTATGTGGAAGATGCCGGGGTCCTGATCGACCCGGCCGCAAACCGGGAGCGCCTCAAAGAGCTCAGGTCCCGGGATAAAGTGCGGATGATCTGGCTGTCTCACTGGCACGAAGACCACTTCCGGGACCTGGATCTGTTTGATGACAAGCCCTTGTGGATGGAGGCCAGGGACGCGCCCCCGCTTGCCGATATGGACATATTTTTTGATTGGTATGGCGTCAGCAGCGAACCCGGCGATCAACTCCGGTCCTATTGGGAGCCGATTTTAGAGAAGGCGTTTCACTTTCGGCCCCGCACGCCCGAGCGCTTCCTGGAAGACGGGGAAATTATCGATCTGGGCAGTGTCACAGTTGAAGTGATTCATGTCCCCGGGCATTCGCCGGGACATCTGGCATTTTTTTTCAGGGAACCCGGCGTCCTCTATATGGCGGACTGCGACCTGACGCCTTTCGGACCCTGGTATGGAGACCGGTATTCAAGCGTTGAGGACACCATTCACTCCATTGACCGGCTCCGCCGCATACCCGCAAAGGTCTGGTTGACTGCCCATGAGACCGGCGTGTTCGAAACACCGCCGGGGCCCCTGTGGGACGCCTACCTGGGCGTTATCGAAAAGCGCGAGGCAGCGCTGTTGGATTTTCTTTCAGCGCCCAGAACCATAAATGGAATCGTGGAGCAGTGGATCGTATACGGAAAGGAGCGAAAACCCCGGGTATTTTTCGAATACGGCGAGCGCGCCCACATGGAAAAGCACCTGGAGCGACTGATCCGCAACGGTGAGGTAGTTCTGGATTCCGGCCGGTACCACAGGACAAAGGGCGCATCCGTTTCCTCGTCTGCTCTTCGTTCGGGCGGCAGGTAA
- a CDS encoding 2-hydroxyacyl-CoA dehydratase family protein has translation MKAIDRLDAHLNSRLPGLLEARAQGRKVIGYSAGGYMPEELVIACKAIPLGLVQAGDSDLLDAARSYICRWMDPFWRSQAGLLATGSDPYYNMLDLLVIPVTDNHCRLFSNTVQYYFPDVESFLFGVPHTKDASALAYYLSGIHRLRKKLEDFTGVKITDARLRDAIDLCNRERQLFREISRLRRDERLPFNSRDFVALHHGSFLADKTVMVDILEAFLKEAGSGGPDSETGPRILLTGSTLARGDSGVMAHIEAAGAAVVVEEFAEGLRPYRHRIKKEGDLLAALAEGYFMDRVCPGWFRPGTERLDLLIQLARDYDAAGLIWYQLMYRESYKVESYFFPQILEKVTGLKMLVLESEYDAMAPASMETRIETFLHTLRN, from the coding sequence ATGAAGGCCATTGACAGGCTTGACGCCCATTTAAACTCCAGGCTCCCCGGGTTGCTGGAAGCCAGGGCGCAGGGCCGCAAGGTGATCGGCTATAGCGCCGGCGGCTATATGCCGGAGGAACTGGTTATCGCCTGTAAAGCGATACCCCTGGGTTTGGTGCAGGCAGGCGATAGTGACCTGTTGGATGCAGCCCGATCATATATCTGCAGATGGATGGATCCGTTCTGGCGAAGCCAGGCGGGCCTGCTGGCAACGGGCAGCGATCCCTATTACAATATGCTTGATCTGCTGGTCATCCCGGTAACCGACAACCACTGCCGCTTGTTTTCCAATACCGTTCAGTATTACTTCCCCGACGTGGAATCATTTCTTTTTGGGGTTCCCCATACAAAGGATGCGTCCGCCCTGGCTTATTATCTCAGCGGTATTCACCGGCTCAGGAAAAAACTCGAGGATTTTACCGGAGTGAAAATCACCGACGCCCGGCTGCGGGATGCGATTGATTTGTGCAACAGGGAACGGCAGCTTTTCCGGGAGATCAGCCGACTTCGCCGGGACGAACGCCTGCCGTTTAACAGCAGGGACTTTGTCGCCCTCCACCACGGCTCTTTTCTTGCGGACAAGACGGTGATGGTGGATATCCTGGAGGCATTCTTAAAAGAGGCCGGCTCCGGCGGCCCTGACAGTGAAACAGGCCCGCGGATTCTTTTGACCGGCTCAACGCTTGCCCGCGGCGATTCCGGGGTGATGGCGCACATTGAAGCGGCCGGGGCCGCGGTGGTGGTCGAGGAGTTTGCCGAGGGGCTCAGGCCTTACCGGCACCGGATAAAAAAGGAAGGGGATCTGCTTGCCGCGCTGGCTGAGGGTTACTTCATGGACCGGGTATGCCCGGGCTGGTTCCGGCCGGGAACCGAACGGCTTGATTTATTGATACAGCTGGCAAGGGATTATGACGCGGCCGGGCTGATCTGGTACCAGTTGATGTATCGCGAGTCCTACAAGGTGGAATCCTATTTTTTCCCGCAGATCCTTGAAAAGGTAACGGGGCTGAAGATGCTGGTCCTTGAGTCCGAATATGATGCCATGGCGCCGGCCTCCATGGAAACCCGTATTGAAACCTTTTTGCATACCCTGAGGAATTGA
- a CDS encoding 2-hydroxyacyl-CoA dehydratase family protein encodes MAPYYDDLLQLCGFAPEEMVSESQRVEAAFARLGIGPDDMAAAEAWVRQNHDVRLTGVRELLGAWLKELIDVVLAKDEGKKVVYFGFPAMLGPGLLINAASEDVYVCAPDMVLCHTMGQIFNKLDPIIAAGEANGLPPGHALCSLWKIKIGAVALGMIPVPNLALASSYFCDMGSKADDLVTALFGTPVAYIDGVMDSQWGEYPSFLPERVQYLGAQINQAFDMAEQVLGITIAPENWGEARAVGQAFVSRLVKLAGFMRSDPVPVSFTAIELLEALSGSSTGRGIHAGVKAMDILIDEIRQRAAAGVGATKKGVPRVMISFGHMSDPRVTGLVEDSGLAVPLTLVLNAIAGPPAEPEMNYPSPGEMVAAHELAGGFFHSTYGINKRMEEALEVMKLDGFIANYIYCCRPSALQSHITKDYLEEKTGVPVLSLEQDIYDSSAYTADSMRTRVETFAEMLRDRKKIN; translated from the coding sequence ATGGCGCCATATTATGATGATTTGCTGCAGCTTTGCGGATTTGCGCCTGAAGAGATGGTGAGTGAAAGCCAGCGGGTGGAAGCGGCATTCGCCAGACTGGGAATCGGTCCCGATGACATGGCTGCGGCGGAGGCATGGGTCCGGCAGAATCACGATGTCCGCCTGACCGGCGTCCGGGAACTGCTGGGCGCATGGCTCAAAGAGCTTATCGACGTTGTTTTGGCAAAAGATGAGGGGAAAAAGGTTGTATATTTCGGGTTCCCCGCCATGCTTGGCCCGGGCTTGTTAATTAACGCCGCGTCCGAGGATGTTTATGTTTGCGCTCCTGATATGGTGCTCTGTCATACCATGGGGCAGATATTCAACAAACTGGACCCCATCATCGCGGCCGGAGAAGCCAACGGTCTGCCCCCGGGGCATGCCCTGTGCTCTTTGTGGAAAATTAAGATAGGCGCTGTTGCCTTGGGGATGATTCCTGTCCCAAATCTGGCCCTGGCATCCAGTTATTTCTGTGATATGGGCTCCAAGGCCGATGACCTGGTCACCGCGCTTTTTGGGACGCCCGTGGCTTATATTGACGGCGTGATGGATTCGCAATGGGGGGAATATCCCTCTTTTTTGCCCGAGCGCGTGCAATATCTCGGCGCTCAAATCAATCAGGCCTTTGACATGGCGGAGCAGGTCCTGGGTATTACAATCGCACCTGAAAACTGGGGGGAGGCCAGGGCGGTGGGCCAGGCGTTTGTCAGCCGGCTGGTCAAACTTGCCGGGTTCATGCGAAGCGACCCGGTTCCCGTGAGCTTCACCGCAATCGAGCTGCTGGAAGCACTTTCCGGCTCTTCCACCGGCCGGGGGATCCATGCAGGCGTCAAGGCCATGGATATCCTGATCGACGAGATCCGGCAAAGGGCAGCGGCCGGTGTCGGGGCCACAAAAAAAGGGGTGCCCCGGGTGATGATCTCCTTCGGCCACATGTCCGATCCGCGGGTTACGGGCCTAGTGGAGGATTCCGGGCTGGCTGTTCCATTGACACTGGTATTGAATGCCATTGCCGGCCCGCCGGCCGAGCCGGAAATGAATTACCCGAGCCCGGGTGAAATGGTCGCGGCCCATGAATTGGCAGGCGGCTTTTTTCACAGCACTTATGGAATCAACAAGCGCATGGAAGAGGCCCTTGAAGTGATGAAGCTCGATGGGTTTATCGCCAATTATATATATTGCTGCCGGCCCTCCGCGCTGCAATCGCATATCACCAAGGACTACCTCGAGGAAAAAACGGGGGTTCCGGTTCTCAGCCTGGAGCAGGACATTTATGACAGCAGCGCCTACACGGCTGATTCCATGAGAACCCGGGTGGAGACTTTTGCGGAAATGCTAAGGGACAGGAAAAAAATCAATTGA
- a CDS encoding AMP-binding protein yields the protein MQEKWRANIWPKVDPMVPPLPRRPIFEEIREQAGIRPDKTALNFYGHEVSFRQLDALSDQFAGALLAQGIQKGDRVALYLENCPQFVIGFYGVIKMGGVVIACSPMYKKDELDYVLYDAQPRAILLEDNFFPILDSCEYAFTPETTIVTSFSDFLPPEPTIPIHSSMSAEKQTFPGTTDWGDFCSNPPVSCRKWQSIRRRT from the coding sequence ATGCAGGAAAAATGGCGGGCCAACATCTGGCCCAAGGTTGACCCCATGGTACCGCCCCTGCCCCGGCGCCCCATCTTTGAGGAGATCCGGGAACAGGCCGGGATCAGACCGGATAAAACGGCCCTTAATTTTTACGGCCACGAGGTGAGCTTCAGGCAGCTGGATGCGCTCTCGGATCAATTTGCCGGCGCCCTGCTGGCGCAGGGGATTCAAAAGGGCGATCGCGTGGCCTTGTACCTGGAGAACTGCCCGCAGTTTGTCATCGGATTTTACGGCGTCATCAAAATGGGCGGGGTGGTGATTGCCTGCAGCCCCATGTATAAAAAAGACGAGCTGGATTATGTGCTCTATGACGCCCAGCCCCGGGCTATTTTACTGGAAGACAATTTTTTTCCGATTCTGGACTCCTGTGAATATGCATTTACCCCGGAGACCACCATTGTAACCAGTTTTTCCGATTTTCTGCCCCCGGAGCCGACCATCCCCATTCACTCCTCCATGTCTGCTGAGAAGCAGACCTTTCCCGGGACCACTGACTGGGGAGATTTTTGCAGCAATCCGCCGGTCAGCTGCCGGAAGTGGCAATCAATCCGGAGGAGGACCTGA
- a CDS encoding AMP-binding protein — protein MQQSAGQLPEVAINPEEDLILLQYTAGTTGRPKGVMLTHENLAVHGALVKHFYEYAEDDLHLVILPLFHVTGLDIAMNPALAKGSTLILFARFDLMTMLNVIADYKVTHMVTIAPINIAMLSVPNISDFDFSRIRLILSGGAPVPLEVHHKWKNTIGVPIVEGYGLSESSGGIIGNNRQHYQPGTVGAPVYYHDVKLWNNEESREAGLDEAGELWIQGPCIMKGYWQAPEETRAMLTDDGWLKTGDVAKIDEAGWIRIVGRIKEMIKVSGYTVSLAEIDAYLHEHPAVAEACTIGVPHSYRGEEPKAFVVLNPGYKDKVTEEEIVAFCKNKMAAYKYPRAVEFVESLPKSGAGKVLRRVLSEKENAGERAG, from the coding sequence TTGCAGCAATCCGCCGGTCAGCTGCCGGAAGTGGCAATCAATCCGGAGGAGGACCTGATCCTGCTCCAGTATACCGCCGGCACAACCGGCCGGCCCAAGGGTGTCATGCTGACCCACGAAAATCTCGCTGTGCACGGTGCCCTGGTGAAGCATTTTTATGAATATGCAGAAGATGACTTGCACCTGGTTATTCTGCCGCTTTTTCATGTCACCGGCCTGGATATCGCCATGAACCCGGCCCTGGCCAAAGGCAGCACGCTGATTCTTTTCGCCCGTTTCGATCTGATGACCATGCTCAATGTGATTGCCGACTATAAGGTCACCCACATGGTCACCATTGCCCCTATAAATATCGCCATGCTCAGTGTCCCCAACATATCTGACTTTGATTTCAGCCGCATCCGGCTGATTCTCTCGGGCGGTGCGCCCGTTCCCCTGGAAGTCCATCATAAATGGAAGAATACCATTGGCGTTCCCATTGTCGAAGGCTACGGGCTCAGTGAGTCAAGCGGCGGCATTATTGGCAACAACCGCCAGCACTACCAGCCCGGAACGGTTGGCGCCCCGGTTTATTATCACGATGTGAAGCTATGGAACAATGAGGAGAGCCGGGAGGCCGGCCTGGATGAGGCAGGAGAGCTCTGGATCCAGGGCCCCTGTATTATGAAAGGGTATTGGCAGGCTCCGGAGGAAACCCGGGCCATGCTCACAGATGACGGGTGGCTGAAAACCGGGGACGTGGCCAAAATCGATGAGGCGGGCTGGATCCGCATCGTCGGCAGAATAAAGGAGATGATCAAGGTTTCCGGCTACACGGTTTCGCTTGCCGAGATCGACGCCTATTTGCATGAGCATCCGGCTGTTGCGGAAGCCTGTACCATCGGGGTGCCGCATTCCTACCGGGGCGAGGAGCCCAAGGCCTTTGTGGTTTTGAACCCCGGCTATAAAGACAAGGTGACAGAAGAGGAAATCGTGGCCTTCTGTAAGAACAAGATGGCGGCTTACAAATATCCCCGGGCGGTAGAATTTGTGGAAAGCCTGCCCAAGAGCGGCGCGGGAAAAGTTTTGCGGCGGGTGCTTTCGGAGAAAGAAAACGCCGGGGAAAGGGCCGGCTGA